In one Maniola jurtina chromosome 13, ilManJurt1.1, whole genome shotgun sequence genomic region, the following are encoded:
- the LOC123871128 gene encoding uncharacterized protein LOC123871128: MSVIIRLQNLPWSANALDIRNFFRGLSIPEGGVHIVGGELGDAFIAFSTDEDARQAMMLDGGKIKEIQVKLLLSSRSEMHKVIEAARQSVPILSLTAPAPAPAPAPVSAPAPAPAPVLPAIPAAPPISPFSAALGNNPLSGFGIPGIGNPQEIPQPAVIEPPAPLGSPQSKSPIDEEREEDVAERKRNKEKDRRRSRSRSRSRDRDRKDRKRDRRDRSRSRERRRRDRSRSRDRRDRKRDRKDRSRSRDRSPRRSRDKRIDSKSLQSSQERSLDPTGGGAASAAPTPPALAVNPNGPRMPTMPNHAPQNGPMGQMEPTQPRFNDPTLAEAFNKLQELGKKRNPNAFQGEQQNGSGFRGGRGGSGGGSRGGFRREGRPSRFDDQPRDCCVAVRNAPNHTSYGDVRRFFPFMIDKHGIKMINDAMGRRTGNIFVRFCDPRSRQLALQRKINELKGAQVLVEALDDDMYDAAVDSFLPYRDDNDDEDPSLVIADAEEPATKPFKMLRLSELPNFIQEHDIIKAFTEFSLLSITLDDDRTTRTKTALVQFVKADDAKLAFKRKDSYLFGRRPAVFTPVTEEDLIREKQSLDQIEQPALIERPPKEQIPEPTMPRDPRQRRQQLDNGPALQGGPALQAPGQPQFFQPAAPFAQNFGAPFPGAQFAGYPGPGNMEPRAAAANWANRMNFPKQPDAGLIPTPMQVPMQAASAMNQQIITVDLDDEPLDCVLMKGLPRDATDRTIVNFLADTGAVPARIHLMLDMNGLPSGDCFCEFRSSQEARQAATKHGHALDGCRVTVDLVMRSVVEEALEGPKSNEQSHEAMSGNGPQFMNASRGGFAPRGQFRGRGGFERGGFDRGGYGRGGYDSGRGRGGRGGWNERGGRGFERGRGRGFGRGRGGGFGADGGRARADDDPDCALEDFGAPGCVVSMENVPFRATVDDILGFFGDFELSQDDVIRRYNERGQPTGDARVAFRTPFDAQRAVKTRNLDPIHDRLITLSIL; the protein is encoded by the coding sequence TACTGACGAAGACGCGCGCCAAGCTATGATGCTAGATGgggggaaaatcaaagagattcaaGTCAAGTTGCTCCTGAGCTCACGCTCGGAGATGCACAAAGTCATAGAGGCGGCACGGCAGAGTGTTCCCATCCTGAGTCTGACCGCTCCCGCGCCCGCACCCGCTCCCGCCCCGGTctccgcgcccgcgcccgctcCCGCGCCCGTGCTGCCCGCCATACCCGCCGCTCCGCCCATCTCTCCCTTCTCGGCGGCCCTGGGAAACAACCCACTCTCTGGTTTCGGAATCCCCGGCATCGGCAACCCGCAAGAAATCCCCCAGCCCGCTGTCATCGAACCGCCGGCGCCTCTCGGCAGTCCCCAGTCCAAATCTCCCATCGACGAAGAAAGGGAAGAGGACGTGGCGGAAAGAAAACGCAACAAAGAAAAAGATAGGCGACGTTCGAGATCCCGCTCTAGATCCAGAGACAGAGACCGGAAAGATAGAAAGAGAGACCGCAGAGATAGATCGCGGTCCAGAGAGAGAAGGCGGCGGGATCGGAGTCGCAGTCGAGACAGACGCGATCGCAAGCGGGACAGAAAAGATCGCAGTCGGTCGCGCGACAGATCGCCCCGTCGCTCGCGCGACAAACGCATCGACTCCAAGTCGCTCCAGAGCTCGCAAGAGCGGTCTCTCGATCCCACGGGAGGCGGCGCGGCGTCCGCGGCCCCGACGCCGCCCGCGCTGGCCGTGAACCCCAACGGGCCTCGCATGCCGACGATGCCCAACCATGCCCCGCAAAATGGACCCATGGGACAAATGGAACCGACGCAACCTCGCTTCAACGATCCGACTCTAGCCGAAGCGTTCAACAAACTGCAAGAGCTCGGTAAGAAACGCAATCCGAACGCTTTCCAGGGCGAACAACAAAACGGAAGCGGTTTCCGAGGAGGTCGCGGAGGGAGCGGCGGCGGCTCGCGCGGGGGCTTCCGGCGCGAAGGCCGACCGTCGAGGTTCGACGACCAGCCGCGAGATTGCTGCGTCGCCGTGAGGAATGCGCCGAACCACACGAGCTACGGCGACGTGCGGCGCTTCTTTCCCTTCATGATCGACAAGCACGGCATCAAAATGATCAACGACGCCATGGGCCGGCGGACGGGCAACATTTTCGTCCGATTTTGCGACCCACGCTCCAGGCAACTGGCGCTGCAGCGTAAAATTAACGAGCTGAAGGGCGCGCAAGTGCTGGTGGAGGCGCTGGACGACGACATGTACGACGCCGCCGTCGACTCGTTCCTGCCCTACCGCGACGACAACGACGACGAGGACCCGAGCCTCGTCATCGCCGACGCGGAAGAGCCGGCGACGAAACCTTTCAAGATGCTCAGACTGTCAGAACTGCCGAACTTCATACAGGAACACGATATTATCAAAGCGTTCACTGAATTCTCTCTCCTGTCGATCACGCTCGACGATGACCGAACGACTCGCACTAAAACCGCTCTGGTCCAGTTCGTGAAGGCTGACGACGCTAAATTAGCTTTCAAGAGAAAAGACAGCTATCTTTTCGGAAGACGGCCGGCGGTGTTCACGCCGGTCACGGAGGAAGATCTCATAAGAGAAAAACAGAGTCTCGATCAGATTGAGCAGCCGGCCCTGATAGAACGACCGCCCAAGGAGCAGATCCCGGAGCCGACCATGCCTCGCGACCCGCGCCAGCGCCGCCAGCAGCTGGACAACGGCCCGGCGCTGCAGGGCGGCCCCGCCTTGCAGGCGCCGGGACAGCCGCAATTCTTTCAACCGGCGGCGCCCTTCGCTCAAAATTTTGGAGCCCCGTTCCCTGGCGCTCAGTTCGCGGGGTACCCGGGCCCCGGCAACATGGAGCCCCGGGCCGCCGCGGCCAACTGGGCCAACCGCATGAACTTCCCCAAGCAACCGGACGCGGGGCTGATACCGACGCCGATGCAGGTTCCGATGCAGGCCGCCTCCGCGATGAACCAACAGATCATAACCGTCGACCTGGACGACGAGCCTCTCGACTGCGTGCTGATGAAGGGCCTGCCGCGCGACGCCACCGACCGGACCATCGTCAACTTCCTCGCCGACACGGGCGCGGTGCCGGCGCGCATACACCTCATGCTCGACATGAACGGCCTGCCGTCCGGCGACTGCTTCTGCGAGTTCCGCTCCTCGCAGGAGGCGCGCCAGGCGGCCACCAAGCACGGCCACGCGCTCGACGGCTGCCGCGTCACCGTCGACCTCGTCATGCGCAGCGTCGTCGAGGAAGCGCTGGAGGGGCCGAAGTCGAACGAGCAGAGCCACGAGGCGATGTCCGGCAACGGGCCGCAGTTCATGAACGCGTCTCGCGGAGGATTCGCGCCTCGCGGCCAGTTCCGAGGCAGAGGGGGCTTCGAGAGGGGAGGTTTCGATAGAGGCGGGTACGGGCGCGGCGGCTACGACTCCGGGCGCGGGcggggcgggcgcggcggcTGGAAcgagcgcggcgggcgcgggttcgagcgcgggcgcgggcgcgggttCGGGCGCGGACGCGGCGGCGGCTTCGGCGCGGACGGCGGGCGCGCGCGCGCCGACGACGACCCCGACTGCGCGCTGGAGGACTTCGGCGCGCCCGGCTGCGTCGTGTCCATGGAGAACGTGCCGTTCCGCGCCACTGTCGACGACATCCTCGGCTTCTTCGGCGACTTCGAGCTGAGCCAGGACGACGTGATCCGCCGCTACAACGAGCGCGGCCAGCCCACGGGCGACGCGCGCGTGGCCTTCCGCACGCCCTTCGACGCGCAGCGCGCCGTCAAGACGCGCAACTTGGACCCCATACACGACCGGCTCATCACTCTCTCTATTCTATAG